DNA sequence from the Bombus pyrosoma isolate SC7728 linkage group LG12, ASM1482585v1, whole genome shotgun sequence genome:
TCTGGTGATCTATTCTATTCAGTAAATGACTGCCggtaaaacagaagaaaaatgtcgGTTGCCGGTTCCCTTCTTATGATGACGATTCCACCGTTAATTGTAATCTTCGTCAAGATCTACATTACTCGAATGGAAAAAATTCCCACCAGATTTACTATTACGTTGTCCACTTCATATACTGAGTTTGAGATCCTTTCCAGAACTTTGAAAGGCCCTTTTCGAATTTCATCCAACTCATTTCTGTCCAACTCACCCGCACATTTATCCGCgacttttaactttttaaattttaaccattttttttttttaactttttgaGCAATTCTCAAATTCTCATTTTGTATTAACTTGAACTTTTTTATGGCATCCAACCCTAGCATAAGGTCGTATGTGAACTTATCATTGCGCACCACAAAAACAtccattatttcttttgttttatttatcttcattCGGAGTTTCGTCCGGTCATTCGTGAAGTTGTTGCCACTGATAGTTTTGAGAACACTcttatgttcttttttttttttttttttttttttttttttttttttttttttttttttttttttgttaataaaacttACATTAGCTCCAGTGTCATGAACACCTTCATCTTTCTGATCATTGATTCTAACTTGGAGTTTTATTAGCGGTTCATagtttttttcattctcattCAGTCTTACTGACTTGTCGTTTTCGAATGCGATTATCTCAAATGAATTTACCTGTTTGAAATTCTTCTGAGCATTCTTGATTATGTTCCTGCATAGTTCCAGAAAAATTCGCAAATTCTGCAAGGTTGTTTCCCAAATGATGGATTTGAATTTCTGTCAAGACGTATCTTCATCTCCTgcatttcttttcctttcatctGAACTTCGTTATTGAACTTTTTTATGATAAGTATCTTCATACTGTCCTAAAATTCTGATCAAATCATCTGTTGAGCCTATCGTTTCTTTATCGATTCTATCCTGAATGTGAATAATCCGATAACAATCAAATTAATTCTTGTGTTTTCAATAGTCTTCCTCTCTACTTCCCATATTAAGCGTTCTCTTTTTATAGCGTAATCAACGAACgaacttgaaatatatttgaaattataggCGTATAGTGATGAAAACTAATCTTTATTGTTGAAAACTTTGAGAAATGAAGTCCTCCAATCTTCCCAGTTATATTCTTTGCTCTTCAACAGATTTGCTTGATACCATTCTAATTCTGTTTTCTTCAAACACGTCTTCAAGCACTTGATTTTCTTCTCATAATTTTGGATCTTGAATTTTTCACACTCTGTTTCATACTTTAATATCCAATCTATGGTTTTTcagttcaatttttcaatcaaattgCTTTAAAGCGAAGTTCGTTCCTCCTCTTTCATAATTACCTCGTTTTTGAAGAATCTCCTAAAATCTTTCCATGTGAAAACTAGGCTTACTTTCAgtctttattttccttttggATATGATTTCTGATTCTTCTAAGAAGTATCTTTCAATACAAAGTTGGTCTGTATCGATGTATGACGCAGCAGTCTCATCATCCATCGTGAGtgtgatatttttgtatcgatCTACCTTGATTAGACCTTTTGAGGCGTTCTCAACAATTGATGAACGGAATAATCGAGGCTGATAACTTCTTGATTGATATTCCAATGGAAAACATAAGCCAATTCATTTTCTGGTTTTCTTATAGATTATACACGTCCTATTCTTTCACCTTTTGTGTTTTCGTTACTGGTGATACGCAGGACAACCTTCAACGGCACGGCGTAGAGAACATGGATTTTTGATAACGTAAATTCTTAGGATAAATCAGACGACTGATTCTGGAAAATCGAGAACCGATTTTCTATGTCCTGAATTATCGTTCTTTTCTTATGATTTATTCTATCGCCAAGTGACCAAATGGCCAAATGATTGCCggtagaagaaaagaaaagcgaaaataTCGGTTGGCGAATAGTTcgaattctatagaatttacatatatatatatttataatggcTTTTGTACGTACGCGAAGACAAAATCAAAGTTTTGTTACGCTTAACAAGCAGAAATATAAGCAGGGATTTTGAACTCGTTTCCACTCGTTGTTCATATCGTCGTTATCCGCTTCGTTGCTTCCTTCAGTGTTGGAGTTTTCGCTGCCCtcgttaattaatcttttcgtTCCATTGTTTAAACTGTTTATGAttaagattataattaaagtcAGACTAATCGTATAATCGAGATATCCAACTCCGTTAAAAATTCCGGGAACGCTCTTAAGAAATACTTGTTGCCTCTAGCGCGCAACGAAAGAATATGAAGAGTCGACACAGTCGACAGTTGGAACGAACGCCGTACAAGGTGTTCCGTTTTTGTTTACTTCAAACGTTTTTATATCTAACGTTTGGATGGTATGACATTGGTAAAATCCGGAGAACAAAGCGAGTGAGATACTGAGAATAATTTTACCCGCTTGTTATCACGTTTCGTTCGTATAATTGGAGTTGTTCGAATAAGTAGATTCGATAAATAGAGGTGCAGGTATGTAGAGATAGATAAAGTAACGTATTGATCTTGCTTAGTCTTCACTGTGCGATAGAAACGACGTTTATGGAATACAgtctccacatagatacacaactcacatggaaacagcatatcaaatcaataacagacaaaatacagacaacaaggagacaaatgcactggctaacgagtcgaaaatccaaactaagcatagaaaataaactgaaaatatataaaacaattataaaaccaatctggacatacggaataccactatgggggtcagcagcaatgagccatataaacaaaatagagacattacaataaaaaattctgagaacaatagtaaacgccccatggtacgttagaaacgaggatatacggaaggacctcggaataccaacggtcaaggaggagattaccagatacgcggaaaggtacagagaaagaataacaacacacacaaacaggctggctacggaaacgatcaacgcaagaatagaaagaagactaaaaaggaaacacccagctgatctcataaaggatataaactaaaaaacgcgaaaatggcaccccgctgggggtaaccatccacatgctattcaatcatatgttataacattttacctaatgtcccactggacaaattgtaaaataaaaataaacgatataataaaaaaaatggaatacgGTCGAATGGAACACAGGATCTTTGGTCGTGCggtacgaatatttatataattcgcTATAGCGAAgatttattatgataataggatgtattgttatatattagcAATTCTACGGTAATCAAATATCCGATGGTTCGAAGAATGTTCCAGGTGAAATGTTTTTGCGTAAATACGTTGTTTCGAACCACTAGGCAAAGGTCGAatcgaatgatttatttacgtaaatatttaGGAAAGCCAAAAGCCTTCGAGCAATATTCGAGCATTCCAGGCTCTCGAGGTTCTCTTCGATCTTGCAAATTTCCTCGCTCTCGTAATTAAATCTATCGTAAGTGAATCTAAGCTCTACAAGATTAAAACTCTTGTATCTATGTTAGAATCAAAGATCTCTTCGAGTCTTCACTCTACGCAGTACTTAGATTCGAGTTCTAAGCCGTTTCGTAAATACGACGCTGGTTTGACCTAGAAAAATGTCTCATAACAAATAGcactgtatatttttagaatcgtcctacgtaaataaaatttgtgtaACGTACATCGCGCAACCTGTCTATCGCTTAACGCGCGTTTCACGTACCGTTAGTTTACACGGTTGAGGCGTTCGTTCGCTGAAAAATCGAAATGCTAGATCCAATGACCAGCCAATCGTCGTCCAGTCGACGCTAATTGAATTCGAAATTTCTGTTCGATCGACCGGTTCAAGGTCTTCCCCGTGCTTCCTCGAGTTGTCGAACTCTCCTAAATATGCACATATGTATCTTAGGATCAATCCGGGCGATTCGATCGAGGACTGTCGGCGTCCTCGTTCCAAACGAGAATCGCGAGACCGTGCGTCAGGCAAATGTATTTTCGTCGAAAAGTGTGCTCCACAATACGCGGACGAATAAAGGCTAACGACACTCGAATAAATTGGCGTCTCTTCAGAGTCCGTAGGGAGACGACTAACGATTGGCAGTTGAACGTTTAGTCGAGCTAGCTTTCAGAGCATGAAAATTTATACTGACGTCAAGCTTCGTGCATTCTCGACTAATAATGTCGGATCGTCAATTTATTGCTCTATCCGGCGATAGTTTGTCACGAGCAGCTAACATCCTGTTCTTCGACGCTCGTTCCGTtgcttccatttttttttccctCCCCGTAGGAGCGACAATTACGCgtacgtgaaaaatattaggCTACCTTCGTTTCCGTAATCGAAGACGTTACACGCAGCGATTGTAACTGAAGCGATAGATCTTGGAATTTCTAGGATTTAAACTAGCGCTGCAGGAATTGGAGCAACTTTCGCTTCTTGGTCGATACCATCTTACTTTTGAATGTAACTGTGGAAAAAACCGCGTTGCTTGTGGAACGTAATGGAACGTACCGTGGAATGTACGTTCCATAAGCGTAGTATATAAGATATGCAAAGTCAAGTTTCATTAAACGTTGTAATATCCAATAGATAGAAACGAAGTGTCAGCTAAGTCCTAATTGCTCACTTGCGTCGATAGAAGCATAGATTTTTCGTAAATACATTCCGTGCATTGTCACACGtctgaaattttctacgaactTATGAAAATCCACGGTGATAACCACCGATGATAACCGTTACGAAGCAACGTTGTCCTCAGCCGTGACAACTTCGAGCGACTGTTACGAGCGAAACGAAGTGGAGAATAGCTCAGCGAGCTAGAGCAACGCGCGGGTCATTTAATGGAGAAACGTTGGAATCGATGCTTGAAATTTATACCGATCTGGGCCACGATCTGAACGTTCAATGTAGGCCGGTGTGCAAAATGACCGGACGACCCCACTGACGAACCAAGTATGCAATCCATAAATTGATTCGAATCGTCGAGACACGCTGCGTCGCGTCACCGTCCCAATGAAAATCCCTGACAAATGCTTGTTCTCGCGTATCCTGTCCGTGAATCGAACTGTGCATCGATAGTAACAACCCGTAACTTGCgactaatttaatttcagtcTTCGCTCTTTTATGGTCCGCGTCGTTCCAATTATATCGATGGACGCTGTTTCACTTTAACCAGTTAACTGCGTTCGATGAGTATACGCGTCaaagaaaaagtttatttCGGTACGTCGACGTGTATATTCGTTGTcgcttgtatttatttacgcaCTCCACGAGCCAACTCCATGAGAGAGGTCGCTAAAACTAAAATCCGCAATTAACTGGTTAAGCACCCTATCGTTCTCGTGAGTCACGTTTTCTGTTCTTTCAAGGAGAAGCAGTTTTGAAATTCGATGAATCAATCGAACTACGAAGAATTTCCCTTCCGTTTGGTTTTCAAACTATTGCAGATACGTCTTCTTTCTTTGCCttaaaaattctctaaatgctgttcgttataacgttaaatatcaCGTGCCTAATTGATAGGACACTTTAGATAGgataattcgatcgattcgacaTCGAACGTAACTGGCATCAGATTTAACTCTCGCCAATAAAAGATACCTTCTGCTTGCATTTTGAGACATCAATGGTGCGTTTGATAACGCCGATGCGGATATTCTCTTGCAACGATCGGCAACGATTAGACGTCCCACTGATGATTAACATGAATTAAATTCTTAACTTTCCAGCCATCGGTCGAATTAACTGAGACTTGCCTCTACCCTGCtggttgaaatatttctaaatcaGGAATTATTTCTTCACCAGGAAGTAGGCGGagccctttttcttttcttttctttttcctttcaacaATGTTCAACAAAACCGATTCTCACTAATTGAAACTCACCTCGTTCCCATTGGAATATTTCCAGGTCGGCACCATTATGAATTGGGACGTTCGGGAGGACAGTCGTTGCACGATTTTGGACCAGTCGAATTGGCTTACGTGTCCGACGAAGATGCAGTCGACGATGGAGAAGTGTTAACAAGGTACCGTCGAGAAGCGGATGAGAAGCCAGATCCTGCGACCGAACGAATCTCACGGGGTCAACAATTGCAACAGCAGCAGTCGCAGCAACAGGTCACATCGCAGCAACAGGTCGCGTCGCAGCAATCACAGTCGCAGCCACAGCCGCAACCGCAACAACAACAATCGCAGACGGTTGTGAATGCATCGAATGTACCAACGAACGATGGATACGACTATCTGACGGATTATCCGACAGAATCGACGGTTCCCACATCATCTCCGTCGTCGACAACAGTTTCGTCAGGCGAACAGGGGCTTGTGACGCCTACCCTTAGATTGGACAAACCGGAAACTTCAACGCCGATAGTATCAATCTACGGAAAGAATTCTTCCACCAAAGAACCGGTAAGATTCTTTTCCATTATATTCAAGATTCGGATCAGcgctgtaacgagacacggcTGTTACGATTATATCGACAAAATCTGAAACGAACCTGAACGTGTGTACGGGGTGTTCAGCTACAGGTGTCAGATAATTTAACAGGTTTTTCTTGGgatcgaaataaaacgaaaatcaagaataaaaaaattgcgtTTTCGGCTTTGTCTCTTAGCTATTGGCAATTAAAAGCCTCCTTATACGAACGAAAGGTCAGCCTGTATGTAGAggcatataaaataatattttatttttatattatatattatatatatatatatgttcgaATTAAGAAGCTAACTAAAAAACTAACTAaaaaactatattatatataactaactattaataaactaactaaaaattaattctgttCCCTTTGAGCAGGTTCCATCCGCAATTCCAGGAGGTAAAGCTAACTCTATCAATGTAACGACCGACGCtaagaaaaattcaacgaagGGCGCAGAGTCTGTGCCGGAATCAACGGACAACAAAGATGATTCCGATGGCACTATCGGAGACATATCCATCAGCAGGTTTTCGGACTTATCCAACAAAACTTTGTCCCAGCACAATATCACGAAAATGGAGTATGACACGCATCAATATTACAACAGCACATTTATCATCGATGAAGCTGTAGGGAAAAAATTCTGGGTGGATATAAATAATCATCCAGATCTGAAGGTCAATTACTTACTTAGTCAAAGTCACCGTCGAGCTGCGGTAtgtgtattaaaaatgtttgccatttttctcatttacaCTGCCTTCCTTAGTTAAAAATGTCCTATCTCTAGCATCTGTATGCaaagaaaatcgtaaaacTTCAGTTTCGAAGTAACAGATAGAACATTTTAACTTCAACAAGGAAAGGGAATCtggaaatttaacaaattatgaaGTTCGCTATGCGGACTAGGCGCGACAAGTGGATTATGTAGAGTATATTTGGAGAGTAAAGTGTAAAAATCACCAGTTAAAGAAAAtgcagaattttcttttttcagagTGGAGTGCATACAACTCTACTCTGGTTGCGCGTAAagctttataatttattgaatttccaGGTTTCCTAACTTTCCTTACGAGAAAGTTAGTATAACGTattcaaatgtaattaaaaagtttctttttatttcctccaACAGAcagtgaaattgaaattcgatttcCCTTTCTACGGTCACAAAGTTCGTAACATCACCATCGCCACTGGAGGATTTTTGTACACCGGGGAGTACGTTCACAGTTGGCTAGCCGCCACACAATATATCGCACCACTAATGGCAAATTTCGACACGCGGCTATCTAATGACAGTTATGTGAAATACGTCGATAACGGTTGGTAATGAGCGTTAGAAGAGAGAATACACGTTTGCAAGTAGACATAGTcgtaaataaatggaaatgttAATTGCAGGAACGGCGTTCACAGTTGTATGGGAGAAGGTGGTATTGCAAGACAAACCTGAGGCAGGGGCATTCACGTTTCAAGTGACTTTGCATCAGAACGGTGACATCGTGTTTGTATACTCGGTGATCCCTCTGATGGTAGAGCATATCGAAGATACGGCGCATCCTGTTAAAGTTGGATTAAGCGATGCTTATATCATGGACAGAATAGTGTTCTGTAAGTATTTGGTGTTATCTCGTATTGAAGCCATTCTGagagaaaatttcatcaataATCGAATCgactatttttcttctttcctcacAGTTGTTCGCAGAAAAACGATTTACGAATATCATCGCGTGAACTTTAATCGGCAGGACATTAAGAATTGGACAGTGATTTATCTACATGCA
Encoded proteins:
- the LOC122573850 gene encoding plexin domain-containing protein 2; the protein is MACERWCFNRGCDEAPRRWLYILFLAFCVLEHLGSSIADSEFSRHHYELGRSGGQSLHDFGPVELAYVSDEDAVDDGEVLTRYRREADEKPDPATERISRGQQLQQQQSQQQVTSQQQVASQQSQSQPQPQPQQQQSQTVVNASNVPTNDGYDYLTDYPTESTVPTSSPSSTTVSSGEQGLVTPTLRLDKPETSTPIVSIYGKNSSTKEPVPSAIPGGKANSINVTTDAKKNSTKGAESVPESTDNKDDSDGTIGDISISRFSDLSNKTLSQHNITKMEYDTHQYYNSTFIIDEAVGKKFWVDINNHPDLKVNYLLSQSHRRAATVKLKFDFPFYGHKVRNITIATGGFLYTGEYVHSWLAATQYIAPLMANFDTRLSNDSYVKYVDNGTAFTVVWEKVVLQDKPEAGAFTFQVTLHQNGDIVFVYSVIPLMVEHIEDTAHPVKVGLSDAYIMDRIVFFVRRKTIYEYHRVNFNRQDIKNWTVIYLHALPTCLEMDNCRDCLTKLKGFDCKWCSELNQCSTGTSRSRQDWLLKGCDVRMIKAIDNCPLPTTTCKEHLDEYNHILRMHSEEPVTVSEMNAKQEKPGSSPLERSRDNMNMGVSGIIGILLVIGLVVGLAAWAAYAYRNPHSTSGQMLIRYRPSQWSWRRGEARYTAATIHM